In Nostoc sp. UHCC 0926, a single genomic region encodes these proteins:
- the atpB gene encoding F0F1 ATP synthase subunit A: MQMLSVLNAFNSFPLAELEVGHHFYWQLGNLKIHGQVFLTSWFVISILVVASIAATRNAQRIPKGIQNLMEYALEFIRDLAKNQLGEKEYRPWVPFIGTLFLFIFVSNWSGALIPWKLIKLPSGELAAPTNDINTTVALALLTSLAYFYAGFSKRGLGYFKKYIEPTPILLPIAILEDFTKPLSLSFRLFGNILADELVVAVLVLLVPLFVPLPVMALGLFTSAIQALVFATLAGAYIHEAMEGHGGEEHEEH, translated from the coding sequence ATGCAAATGCTTAGTGTCTTAAACGCCTTTAATTCTTTTCCCCTCGCCGAATTAGAAGTAGGTCATCATTTCTACTGGCAATTGGGCAATCTTAAAATTCATGGGCAAGTTTTTCTCACCTCATGGTTTGTGATTAGCATTTTAGTAGTGGCTTCAATCGCTGCTACTCGCAACGCACAAAGAATTCCCAAGGGCATCCAAAATTTGATGGAATACGCCCTAGAATTTATTCGTGATTTGGCAAAAAACCAACTTGGTGAGAAAGAGTACCGCCCTTGGGTGCCATTTATTGGCACATTGTTCTTGTTTATTTTCGTATCGAACTGGTCAGGTGCGCTAATTCCCTGGAAGCTCATCAAGCTACCTTCAGGCGAATTGGCAGCTCCCACCAATGACATCAATACGACTGTTGCATTGGCACTGCTAACTTCTTTAGCGTATTTTTACGCGGGTTTTAGCAAGCGGGGTTTAGGCTACTTTAAGAAATATATAGAGCCAACACCTATTCTCTTGCCGATCGCAATTCTCGAAGATTTCACCAAGCCCCTCTCCCTAAGCTTCCGTCTATTTGGTAATATTTTGGCGGATGAACTAGTAGTTGCGGTACTGGTGCTGCTAGTTCCTCTATTTGTACCTCTGCCTGTAATGGCCTTAGGTTTATTTACTAGTGCCATTCAAGCCCTGGTTTTTGCCACCCTAGCCGGAGCATACATTCATGAGGCTATGGAGGGACATGGTGGAGAAGAACATGAGGAGCATTAA
- a CDS encoding ATP synthase subunit I, with product MSLSDESIAPTPTTQQDAKTVSEDTESDNSMQEFYQLFQRLLVITLVLTGVIFISVWIFYSLNIALNYLIGACTGVVYLKMLARDVEQLGSEKTSLSKTRFALFMGVMIVATQWRELQILPIFLGFLTYKATLLVYMVQIAFIPDS from the coding sequence GTGAGCTTGTCAGACGAATCAATTGCGCCCACTCCGACAACGCAACAAGATGCTAAAACTGTTTCTGAAGATACAGAATCAGATAACTCCATGCAAGAGTTCTATCAACTCTTCCAGCGGTTGTTGGTAATCACGCTTGTCTTGACGGGGGTTATTTTTATCTCTGTGTGGATTTTTTATTCCTTAAACATTGCCCTAAATTATTTAATTGGGGCGTGTACAGGTGTGGTTTACTTAAAAATGCTGGCTAGAGACGTTGAGCAGCTCGGTAGTGAGAAAACCAGTTTGAGCAAAACTCGTTTTGCTCTATTTATGGGAGTCATGATCGTGGCAACTCAATGGCGTGAGCTACAGATTCTGCCCATATTTTTGGGATTTCTAACTTACAAAGCCACGCTCCTCGTTTATATGGTGCAAATTGCGTTCATTCCTGATTCTTAA
- a CDS encoding class I SAM-dependent methyltransferase translates to MSDSQTVSAAVAKLYNTYPFPPEALLDEPPPGYNWRWNWLAAYNFCTGEKPQKQDIRILDAGCGTGVSTEYLVHLNPQASVVGIDLSTGALAVAKERCQRSGATRVEFHHLSLFDVEQLPGEFDLINCVGVLHHTLDPIRGIQALAKKLAPGGLMHIFVYGELGRWEIQLMQKAIALLQGDKKGDYRDGVQVGRQIFSSLPENNRIVKSEKQRWSLENHKDEHFADMYVHPQEIDYNIETLFELIDASGLEFIGFSNPSFWDLERLLGKAPELVERAKELSDRQLYRLIELLDPEVTHYEFFLGRPPSIKSEWSDDNALLAAIPELNPCIEGFPSQCFFNYDYQIVNLSVAEFEFMQRCDANSTVAEILAGVQLELDQLRKLLQQQLILLTPA, encoded by the coding sequence ATGTCCGATTCCCAAACTGTCAGTGCTGCTGTTGCCAAACTCTACAATACCTACCCTTTTCCACCCGAAGCCCTGTTGGATGAACCACCTCCAGGCTATAACTGGCGCTGGAATTGGCTAGCCGCTTATAATTTTTGCACAGGTGAAAAACCCCAAAAGCAAGATATTCGGATCTTAGATGCAGGTTGCGGTACAGGGGTGAGTACGGAGTACCTGGTTCACCTCAATCCCCAGGCTTCTGTTGTGGGAATTGACCTCAGTACAGGCGCTTTGGCTGTAGCAAAAGAACGTTGTCAGCGTTCAGGGGCTACCCGCGTTGAATTTCATCACCTCAGCTTGTTTGATGTGGAACAGTTACCGGGTGAATTTGATTTAATCAACTGTGTTGGCGTTTTGCATCATACGCTTGATCCAATTCGCGGTATTCAAGCTTTGGCGAAGAAGTTAGCCCCAGGCGGCTTAATGCACATTTTTGTGTATGGGGAGTTGGGACGCTGGGAAATTCAACTCATGCAAAAAGCGATCGCACTTCTTCAAGGTGACAAAAAAGGCGACTATCGTGATGGTGTCCAAGTCGGGCGACAAATATTTTCTTCATTACCAGAAAATAACCGAATTGTCAAATCCGAAAAGCAGCGTTGGTCATTAGAAAACCACAAGGATGAACACTTTGCCGATATGTACGTTCATCCCCAGGAAATTGACTATAACATTGAGACGTTGTTTGAATTAATAGATGCTTCGGGATTGGAGTTTATTGGTTTCTCGAATCCGAGTTTCTGGGATTTGGAGAGACTTTTGGGCAAAGCACCAGAGTTAGTAGAACGGGCAAAAGAATTGAGCGATCGCCAGCTTTACCGCCTGATAGAATTACTAGATCCAGAAGTAACTCATTACGAGTTTTTCCTGGGTCGTCCTCCCTCAATTAAGTCGGAGTGGTCAGACGATAACGCCCTATTGGCAGCTATTCCCGAACTTAATCCTTGTATTGAAGGATTTCCTAGTCAATGTTTTTTTAATTACGATTACCAGATTGTTAATTTATCTGTAGCAGAGTTTGAATTTATGCAAAGATGTGATGCTAATTCTACAGTTGCAGAGATTTTGGCAGGTGTGCAACTGGAATTAGATCAGCTAAGAAAACTTCTTCAGCAGCAGCTGATTTTATTGACACCTGCTTAA
- a CDS encoding XisI protein, which produces MEGINYSQIIQEILNNHSANDVAKGTEAQLLFDAERHHYQVLNIGWKEQRRIYGVIIHVDIKDKKIWIQRDGTEIGIANELIAAGVPKEDIVLKFHAPYKREFTDFAVG; this is translated from the coding sequence ATCGAAGGAATAAATTACTCTCAAATTATTCAAGAGATTTTAAATAACCATTCAGCTAATGACGTGGCTAAGGGCACAGAGGCTCAATTGTTGTTTGACGCAGAACGCCATCATTATCAAGTCTTAAATATTGGCTGGAAAGAACAACGGAGAATTTATGGAGTTATCATTCATGTTGATATCAAAGACAAAAAAATTTGGATACAAAGAGATGGTACAGAAATCGGTATCGCTAATGAATTAATTGCTGCTGGAGTACCTAAAGAAGATATTGTATTAAAATTTCATGCTCCTTATAAACGCGAATTTACTGACTTTGCTGTTGGATAA
- a CDS encoding vWA domain-containing protein: MAVGMPEFVENPENRCPVILLLDTSGSMSGQPIQELNRGLAAFKADVLKDSQASLSVEVAMITFGPIVKLTQDFVTIDQFTPPTLEVDGLTPMGGAIEYALDFLENRKQTYKDNGILYYRPWVFLITDGAPNDSWQLAAQRLREAEAQSRLSFFAVGVKDADMNILKQISPPQRSPVTLNGLDFRELFVWLSASMKRVSSGKVGQAVALPAMGWGQITS, encoded by the coding sequence ATGGCTGTAGGAATGCCTGAATTCGTTGAAAATCCAGAAAATCGTTGCCCTGTAATTCTGTTACTCGATACTTCTGGCTCTATGTCAGGTCAGCCTATCCAAGAGTTAAATCGAGGACTTGCTGCTTTCAAAGCAGATGTACTAAAAGATTCTCAAGCATCGCTAAGTGTAGAAGTGGCTATGATTACATTTGGCCCCATAGTTAAACTCACGCAAGACTTTGTAACGATTGACCAATTTACACCGCCTACATTGGAAGTAGATGGTTTAACCCCAATGGGTGGGGCAATTGAGTATGCTTTGGATTTTCTAGAAAACCGCAAACAGACTTATAAAGACAACGGTATTCTTTATTATCGCCCTTGGGTGTTTTTAATTACAGACGGAGCGCCAAATGACTCCTGGCAGTTAGCCGCGCAAAGGTTGAGAGAAGCAGAAGCACAAAGCCGACTGTCATTTTTCGCCGTTGGTGTAAAGGATGCTGATATGAATATCCTCAAACAAATTTCCCCTCCTCAACGTTCACCAGTTACATTAAATGGCTTAGATTTTCGTGAGTTGTTCGTCTGGCTTTCTGCTTCGATGAAACGTGTTTCTAGTGGCAAAGTAGGGCAAGCTGTAGCTTTACCGGCTATGGGATGGGGTCAAATTACCAGTTAG
- a CDS encoding PP2C family serine/threonine-protein phosphatase, with protein sequence MNWKAIARYAIGTSHQNQGIVCQDYGNYCSFGDVIVGAVADGAGTAKYSDIGSKLAVETVLKCFSDINEFPHKQAFSQPLDKEEAQKVFAKIVNQVITELQKQADEGDYSVNDLACTLLLFVATPDWLAAMQIGDGFIVVRSQDSEYQLLFQPDKGEFANETTFITSANAVKEMQVKVIHEKQEFICASTDGLEKVAIRLSDWKPFPPFFNPLEEYLHESVNPKEDKYLTEFLNSERLNSRTDDDKTLLLCLFDESKIQ encoded by the coding sequence GTGAATTGGAAAGCTATTGCACGTTACGCGATTGGAACGAGTCATCAAAACCAGGGGATAGTTTGTCAAGATTATGGGAATTATTGCAGCTTTGGTGATGTGATTGTAGGTGCTGTTGCTGATGGTGCTGGTACTGCTAAATACTCTGATATTGGGTCTAAGTTGGCGGTAGAAACAGTACTGAAATGCTTTTCTGATATTAATGAATTTCCTCATAAGCAAGCTTTTTCTCAACCACTTGACAAAGAAGAAGCTCAGAAAGTGTTTGCTAAGATCGTGAACCAAGTTATTACAGAATTACAGAAGCAAGCAGATGAAGGAGATTATTCTGTCAATGATTTAGCTTGTACATTGTTGCTTTTCGTGGCAACTCCTGACTGGCTTGCAGCTATGCAAATCGGGGATGGATTTATTGTGGTGCGTTCTCAAGATTCAGAATATCAACTGTTATTTCAGCCAGATAAAGGTGAGTTTGCTAATGAAACGACTTTTATCACTTCAGCAAATGCAGTAAAGGAAATGCAGGTAAAGGTTATTCATGAAAAACAAGAGTTTATTTGTGCTTCCACTGATGGACTCGAAAAAGTAGCAATTCGCTTGAGCGACTGGAAACCCTTCCCACCTTTTTTTAACCCTTTGGAGGAATACTTGCATGAAAGTGTTAATCCAAAGGAGGATAAATATCTGACGGAATTCCTCAACTCGGAACGGCTAAATTCTCGCACTGACGATGATAAAACTTTACTTTTGTGCTTGTTTGATGAGAGTAAAATTCAATGA
- a CDS encoding barstar family protein, which produces MSLQESYCNWDAFDECITDLTWCPAERYIILYDHADIFAQAEPTQYQIVLDILNSAKEYWKANNITLKFLTINK; this is translated from the coding sequence ATGTCACTACAGGAAAGTTACTGCAACTGGGATGCTTTTGATGAATGTATCACCGATTTAACATGGTGTCCGGCTGAGAGATACATAATATTGTATGACCATGCTGATATCTTTGCTCAAGCTGAACCGACACAGTACCAAATAGTATTGGATATTTTAAATTCAGCCAAAGAATACTGGAAAGCTAATAATATTACTCTGAAGTTTTTAACTATAAACAAATAG
- a CDS encoding type II toxin-antitoxin system VapC family toxin, whose protein sequence is MWILDTDHLSLFQNSHPLVTQRISQQNTENLAITVITFEEKVKGWLNVINKYNNQPSKYDKLIWGYKGLWDEIEYFKNIKLLEFDTKACNVYAELVKQKIRVGTQDLRIAAITLSVNGILVTRNRKDFERVPNLGLEDWTIS, encoded by the coding sequence ATGTGGATATTAGATACAGACCATCTTTCGTTATTTCAAAATAGTCATCCACTAGTCACGCAACGCATAAGTCAGCAGAATACTGAAAATTTAGCCATAACAGTGATTACATTCGAGGAGAAAGTTAAAGGATGGCTGAATGTTATCAATAAATATAACAATCAACCGTCTAAGTATGACAAATTAATATGGGGATACAAGGGATTATGGGATGAAATAGAATATTTCAAAAATATCAAATTACTTGAATTTGATACTAAAGCTTGTAATGTTTATGCTGAATTAGTTAAGCAGAAAATTCGCGTTGGCACTCAAGATTTACGCATTGCGGCAATTACGCTGTCAGTGAATGGGATTTTAGTTACTCGCAACCGGAAAGATTTTGAAAGAGTTCCTAATTTGGGTTTAGAAGATTGGACTATATCTTAA
- a CDS encoding 2-phosphosulfolactate phosphatase, which produces MIYNQSEFNLRCEWGPQGVAQLAPISDVIVIVDVLSFSTCVEIATNNGAIIFPYAIRDESVINYAKSVRAELASHRQRWTTTGYSLSPKSVAQIPAGTRLVLLSPNGSFLTLHTGNTPILAGCLRNCQAVAQFAQKYGDKIAVIPAGERWKEDGSLRPAFEDLIGAGAIFSYLDGSLSPEAEVGVATFQAFQQDLLGYLKKCSSGKELIEKGFESDVELSAAYNVSNCVPLFTDNAYVNSR; this is translated from the coding sequence ATGATTTACAACCAATCAGAGTTTAATTTACGCTGTGAATGGGGGCCACAAGGAGTTGCTCAACTCGCTCCTATCAGTGATGTAATTGTGATAGTTGACGTTCTCTCTTTTTCGACCTGCGTGGAAATTGCCACCAACAATGGTGCGATAATTTTTCCCTACGCCATAAGAGATGAATCTGTCATAAATTATGCCAAGTCAGTGCGAGCAGAGTTAGCAAGTCATAGACAACGTTGGACTACAACAGGATATTCTCTCTCGCCAAAATCGGTGGCTCAGATTCCTGCTGGAACTAGACTAGTTTTACTCTCACCGAATGGTTCTTTTCTGACTTTACATACTGGGAATACACCAATTTTGGCTGGCTGCTTGCGAAATTGCCAAGCTGTAGCACAGTTTGCTCAAAAGTATGGTGATAAAATCGCTGTGATTCCTGCTGGTGAGAGGTGGAAAGAAGATGGTAGCCTACGTCCTGCTTTTGAGGATTTGATTGGTGCTGGAGCAATTTTCAGTTACTTAGATGGCAGTTTATCACCAGAAGCTGAAGTGGGTGTGGCAACATTTCAAGCTTTCCAACAGGATTTACTGGGGTACTTGAAAAAATGCAGTTCTGGTAAAGAGTTGATTGAAAAAGGTTTTGAGTCGGATGTTGAACTGTCCGCCGCCTACAACGTTAGTAATTGCGTGCCTTTGTTTACTGATAATGCTTATGTAAATTCCAGGTAA
- the apcA gene encoding allophycocyanin subunit alpha, with product MSIVTKAIVNADAEARYLSPGELDRIKSFVASGERRVRIAQVLTENRERLVKQAGDQLFQKRPDVVSPGGNAYGQELTATCLRDLDYYLRLVTYGIVAGDVTPIEEIGVIGARELYKSLGTPIDGVAEGIRGLKNVAGTLLSGDDAAEAGSYFDYLVGALL from the coding sequence ATGAGTATCGTCACGAAAGCTATCGTGAATGCTGACGCAGAAGCTCGCTATCTCAGCCCTGGTGAATTGGATCGGATCAAATCCTTTGTTGCCAGTGGTGAACGCCGTGTGCGGATTGCTCAAGTTTTGACAGAAAATCGTGAACGGCTGGTTAAGCAAGCTGGCGATCAACTGTTCCAAAAGCGTCCTGACGTTGTGTCTCCTGGTGGGAACGCTTACGGTCAAGAATTGACTGCTACTTGTCTACGTGACCTAGATTACTACCTCCGCCTCGTTACCTACGGTATCGTTGCTGGTGATGTTACCCCGATTGAAGAAATTGGTGTTATCGGTGCCCGTGAACTGTACAAGTCCTTGGGAACTCCTATTGATGGTGTTGCTGAAGGTATCCGTGGGCTGAAGAATGTAGCTGGTACATTGCTGTCTGGTGATGACGCTGCTGAAGCTGGTAGCTACTTCGACTACTTAGTTGGCGCCCTGCTATAG
- the apcB gene encoding allophycocyanin subunit beta produces the protein MAQDAITAVINSADVQGKYLDSSALEKLKGYFSTGELRVRAASTISANAAAIVKEAVAKSLLYSDITRPGGNMYTTRRYAACIRDLDYYLRYATYAMLAGDPSILDERVLNGLKETYNSLGVPVGATVQAIQAIKEVTASLVGSDAGKEMGVYLDYISSGLS, from the coding sequence ATGGCTCAAGACGCAATTACCGCTGTCATTAACTCCGCAGACGTTCAAGGTAAATACCTAGACTCTTCTGCTTTAGAGAAGCTAAAAGGCTATTTCTCTACTGGCGAACTGCGGGTACGTGCTGCTAGCACCATCAGCGCCAACGCTGCTGCGATCGTCAAAGAAGCTGTAGCAAAATCTTTGCTATACTCTGACATCACTCGTCCCGGTGGCAACATGTACACTACCCGCCGCTATGCTGCTTGCATCCGTGATTTGGATTACTACCTCCGCTATGCCACCTACGCTATGTTAGCTGGCGATCCTTCCATTTTGGATGAGCGTGTATTAAATGGCTTGAAGGAAACCTACAACTCTTTAGGAGTTCCCGTTGGTGCTACCGTGCAAGCTATCCAAGCAATCAAGGAAGTAACCGCTAGCTTGGTTGGTTCTGATGCTGGTAAGGAAATGGGTGTTTACTTAGACTATATCTCTTCTGGCTTAAGCTAA
- a CDS encoding phycobilisome linker polypeptide, which produces MSRLFKITALVPSQTRIRTQRELQNTYFTKLVPYENWFREQQRIQKAGGKIIKVELATGKQGANTGLS; this is translated from the coding sequence ATGTCCCGTTTGTTTAAAATTACTGCTCTAGTTCCTAGCCAAACCCGAATTCGTACCCAACGCGAACTGCAAAATACTTACTTTACCAAGCTAGTTCCTTATGAGAACTGGTTCCGCGAACAGCAACGCATCCAAAAAGCAGGCGGCAAAATAATCAAGGTGGAACTGGCAACTGGTAAGCAAGGTGCTAATACTGGCTTGTCGTAA
- a CDS encoding FtsW/RodA/SpoVE family cell cycle protein, with translation MNLRRLIPIFDSSVSNWALEARLLRWLTLIWLFVGLIMLFSASYPVADARHHDGLYYFKRQLLWVLVSLIGFNIIVNFPLQKILGLSHWFLLLFLALIFVTLIPGLGRKAFDAARWIAIGPIPIQPSELIKPFLVLQSARLFGQWERISWRVRLAWLGIFGLVLLGILAQPNLSTTALCGMTIWLIALAAGLPYKYLGGTAIGGVMLAILSISIKEYQRKRVMSFLNPWADATGDGYQLVQSLLAVGSGRTWGAGFGLSQQKLFYLPIQDTDFIFAVFAEEFGFVGSMVLLALLATFATLGLIVALKAKNIVHRLVAIGVTILMVGQSLLHIGVATGSLPTTGLPLPMFSYGGNSMIASLIAAGLLIRVARESSEAEVVPLRKPLLENGRRRRAFQKNKN, from the coding sequence GTGAATCTACGCCGCCTAATTCCAATTTTTGATAGTTCAGTCTCCAACTGGGCATTAGAAGCGCGGTTGTTGCGCTGGTTAACGTTGATTTGGCTGTTCGTCGGCTTGATCATGCTATTTTCAGCATCCTATCCTGTCGCAGACGCCCGTCATCATGACGGGCTGTACTACTTTAAGCGTCAACTGCTTTGGGTGTTAGTTTCTTTAATCGGATTCAATATTATTGTTAATTTCCCATTGCAGAAAATTTTGGGACTATCCCATTGGTTTTTGTTACTGTTTTTGGCGTTAATTTTCGTCACACTGATCCCAGGATTGGGAAGGAAGGCTTTTGACGCAGCGCGTTGGATAGCAATCGGGCCAATACCGATTCAACCCTCAGAATTAATTAAACCCTTTTTGGTGCTACAAAGTGCGCGGCTTTTTGGTCAGTGGGAACGAATCAGTTGGCGGGTTCGCTTGGCTTGGTTGGGTATTTTCGGTCTGGTACTTTTAGGAATTCTTGCCCAGCCTAACTTAAGTACAACAGCACTTTGCGGCATGACTATTTGGCTAATTGCTCTAGCTGCTGGGTTACCCTACAAGTACCTGGGAGGAACAGCAATTGGTGGAGTGATGCTGGCAATCCTCAGTATTAGTATTAAAGAGTATCAGCGAAAGCGGGTGATGTCATTCCTCAATCCGTGGGCGGATGCTACAGGAGATGGCTACCAGTTGGTACAAAGTCTACTAGCCGTAGGTTCTGGTAGAACTTGGGGAGCCGGATTTGGGCTTTCCCAACAAAAGCTGTTTTATTTACCAATTCAGGATACCGATTTTATTTTTGCGGTGTTTGCCGAAGAGTTTGGCTTTGTTGGCAGTATGGTGTTGTTGGCACTTTTAGCTACATTCGCCACTCTCGGATTAATTGTGGCGCTGAAGGCTAAAAATATAGTGCATCGATTGGTAGCGATCGGTGTGACGATTTTGATGGTAGGACAGTCATTGCTTCACATCGGTGTTGCTACAGGTTCTTTACCAACTACTGGCTTACCTTTGCCCATGTTTAGTTATGGTGGTAATTCCATGATTGCCAGCTTAATAGCTGCTGGGTTGCTGATTCGGGTAGCACGCGAAAGTAGTGAAGCTGAGGTAGTACCGTTGCGAAAACCCCTGTTGGAAAATGGGCGCAGACGCCGAGCTTTTCAGAAAAATAAGAATTGA
- a CDS encoding class I SAM-dependent methyltransferase, which translates to MEDLKKIIISYSSTDLEQRKNWYSPAAEAYNKARPRYPQDLIQQVVEVAQLSTDSKILEVGCGPGTATVGIAQLGCSMICLEPNLDFFQLAQHNCQPYSNVEIYNTSFEEWKLKPFEFDAVLAATSFHWISPEVGYPKAANALQENGYLILLWNKELQPSYEVYQSLSQVYQLHTPSVDRYEDQETQEYILRQLGNMVIDSGKFKDLISGQVISQVTYTVDEYLTLLNTYSPYIKLDPHNKESLFSGLRHCIEDDFGGSLQLSYISAFHIAQKVTSEGRES; encoded by the coding sequence ATGGAAGACCTAAAAAAAATAATAATCAGCTACTCCAGCACAGACCTCGAACAGCGCAAAAACTGGTATTCTCCAGCAGCAGAAGCCTACAACAAGGCAAGACCCCGCTATCCTCAGGATTTGATTCAGCAAGTTGTGGAAGTTGCTCAACTCTCCACAGACTCAAAAATTCTGGAAGTGGGATGTGGCCCTGGAACTGCAACAGTAGGCATCGCCCAATTGGGTTGCTCAATGATTTGCTTAGAACCAAATCTAGATTTTTTCCAGTTAGCTCAACACAATTGTCAACCGTATTCCAATGTAGAGATTTACAACACGTCCTTTGAAGAGTGGAAACTCAAGCCATTTGAATTTGATGCCGTCTTAGCAGCAACTTCTTTTCATTGGATATCACCAGAAGTTGGATATCCAAAAGCTGCAAATGCCCTACAAGAAAATGGCTACCTGATTTTATTGTGGAACAAGGAACTTCAACCCAGCTACGAAGTGTATCAAAGTTTATCGCAAGTCTATCAACTACATACTCCATCTGTTGACCGATATGAAGACCAAGAGACTCAAGAATATATCTTGAGACAATTAGGAAATATGGTCATTGATTCGGGGAAATTCAAAGACTTGATATCAGGACAAGTTATATCACAAGTAACTTATACTGTCGATGAATATTTAACACTTTTGAACACTTACTCGCCATACATAAAATTAGATCCACACAACAAAGAGTCTTTATTTTCGGGATTGAGGCATTGTATAGAAGATGATTTTGGAGGCAGTCTTCAACTTTCATATATCTCTGCTTTTCACATCGCCCAAAAAGTTACCTCTGAGGGAAGGGAGTCTTAA